The proteins below come from a single Gossypium raimondii isolate GPD5lz chromosome 2, ASM2569854v1, whole genome shotgun sequence genomic window:
- the LOC105788928 gene encoding probable carboxylesterase 18 isoform X2 — MSVDAFSRNDGSAVNRRLMNLFDPKASPSRKPDNGVVSSDIVVDTTRKLWFRLYSNTTTAGKMFVPIVVYFHGGGFAYMAANSMSYDDLCKRLAREIPAVVVSVNYRLSPEHRYPSQYEDGFDVLKFIDNPDFEGFSAFGNTDTSSSKAFFIAGDSAGGNLAHHVALKACQHQFSRLKLRGVIALQPFFGGEERTESELKLAGAPLISVKRTDWMWKAFLPHGYNRDHQVVNVFGPNSVDISDLPFPPTLVFIGGFDPLQDWQRKYVEGLNKSGKHVYKIEYPNAIHGFYAFPQLPDTSLLMAEIKNFVLKQLDQ; from the coding sequence ATGTCTGTGGATGCTTTTAGCCGCAACGATGGCAGCGCAGTAAATCGACGTCTCATGAATCTTTTCGACCCTAAAGCCTCTCCATCAAGAAAACCTGATAATGGCGTAGTGTCTTCTGACATCGTGGTTGACACCACCCGCAAACTTTGGTTCCGCCTATACAGCAACACTACCACCGCTGGCAAAATGTTCGTTCCCATTGTAGTCTACTTCCATGGTGGAGGCTTTGCGTATATGGCGGCCAATTCAATGAGCTACGATGACTTATGCAAGCGACTTGCGCGTGAAATTCCTGCTGTAGTTGTTTCCGTCAACTACCGTCTGTCGCCTGAGCACCGATATCCGTCACAGTACGAAGATGGTTTTGACGTTTTAAAGTTCATTGATAACCCTGATTTTGAAGGCTTTTCTGCTTTCGGTAATACCGATACCAGTAGCAGTAAGGCTTTTTTTATTGCCGGAGACAGTGCAGGTGGCAACCTGGCGCATCATGTGGCCCTCAAGGCTTGCCAGCATCAATTTTCCCGATTGAAGCTTCGTGGAGTTATAGCGTTACAACCTTTTTTTGGTGGAGAGGAAAGAACAGAGTCGGAACTCAAACTTGCTGGGGCTCCGTTAATCTCTGTGAAGCGCACTGATTGGATGTGGAAGGCTTTCTTGCCACACGGCTACAATCGGGATCATCAGGTTGTTAATGTATTTGGCCCAAATTCTGTTGATATCTCAGATTTACCATTTCCACCAACCCTTGTTTTTATAGGTGGTTTTGATCCTCTACAAGATTGGCAGAGAAAATATGTGGAGGGATTGAATAAATCTGGAAAACATGTTTACAAGATTGAGTACCCGAATGCGATTCATGGCTTTTATGCGTTCCCCCAGCTGCCTGACACTTCCTTGCTAATGGCCGAGATCAAGAACTTCGTGCTGAAGCAATTGGATCAATAG
- the LOC105788928 gene encoding probable carboxylesterase 18 isoform X1: MSSTKKNWPKLPLGIRLLIAAHSMSVDAFSRNDGSAVNRRLMNLFDPKASPSRKPDNGVVSSDIVVDTTRKLWFRLYSNTTTAGKMFVPIVVYFHGGGFAYMAANSMSYDDLCKRLAREIPAVVVSVNYRLSPEHRYPSQYEDGFDVLKFIDNPDFEGFSAFGNTDTSSSKAFFIAGDSAGGNLAHHVALKACQHQFSRLKLRGVIALQPFFGGEERTESELKLAGAPLISVKRTDWMWKAFLPHGYNRDHQVVNVFGPNSVDISDLPFPPTLVFIGGFDPLQDWQRKYVEGLNKSGKHVYKIEYPNAIHGFYAFPQLPDTSLLMAEIKNFVLKQLDQ; this comes from the coding sequence atgtcTAGCACAAAAAAGAATTGGCCAAAACTTCCATTGGGGATCAGGCTTCTCATTGCTGCTCATTCTATGTCTGTGGATGCTTTTAGCCGCAACGATGGCAGCGCAGTAAATCGACGTCTCATGAATCTTTTCGACCCTAAAGCCTCTCCATCAAGAAAACCTGATAATGGCGTAGTGTCTTCTGACATCGTGGTTGACACCACCCGCAAACTTTGGTTCCGCCTATACAGCAACACTACCACCGCTGGCAAAATGTTCGTTCCCATTGTAGTCTACTTCCATGGTGGAGGCTTTGCGTATATGGCGGCCAATTCAATGAGCTACGATGACTTATGCAAGCGACTTGCGCGTGAAATTCCTGCTGTAGTTGTTTCCGTCAACTACCGTCTGTCGCCTGAGCACCGATATCCGTCACAGTACGAAGATGGTTTTGACGTTTTAAAGTTCATTGATAACCCTGATTTTGAAGGCTTTTCTGCTTTCGGTAATACCGATACCAGTAGCAGTAAGGCTTTTTTTATTGCCGGAGACAGTGCAGGTGGCAACCTGGCGCATCATGTGGCCCTCAAGGCTTGCCAGCATCAATTTTCCCGATTGAAGCTTCGTGGAGTTATAGCGTTACAACCTTTTTTTGGTGGAGAGGAAAGAACAGAGTCGGAACTCAAACTTGCTGGGGCTCCGTTAATCTCTGTGAAGCGCACTGATTGGATGTGGAAGGCTTTCTTGCCACACGGCTACAATCGGGATCATCAGGTTGTTAATGTATTTGGCCCAAATTCTGTTGATATCTCAGATTTACCATTTCCACCAACCCTTGTTTTTATAGGTGGTTTTGATCCTCTACAAGATTGGCAGAGAAAATATGTGGAGGGATTGAATAAATCTGGAAAACATGTTTACAAGATTGAGTACCCGAATGCGATTCATGGCTTTTATGCGTTCCCCCAGCTGCCTGACACTTCCTTGCTAATGGCCGAGATCAAGAACTTCGTGCTGAAGCAATTGGATCAATAG